A portion of the Tiliqua scincoides isolate rTilSci1 chromosome 3, rTilSci1.hap2, whole genome shotgun sequence genome contains these proteins:
- the DNAJC9 gene encoding dnaJ homolog subfamily C member 9: MGLLELCRQAFGARDLYQVLGVRREASGDEVRRGYHKVSLRVHPDRAAPAEKDEATRLFQILGKVYAVLSDQEQRALYDQQGIVDEESTVLTQDRNWEEYWRLLFKKITVKDIEDFEAKYKDSAEELADIKAAYMDFTGDMDKIMESVLCVDVRDEPRIKKIIQDAINSGELPSYKAFIKETKQKMNARKRKAEQEAKEAEKSREELGLGTGDDDLKALIQSRNENRKKEMDDFLSQMEAKYGNKSKKGGKKGMK, from the exons ATGGGGTTGCTGGAGCTGTGCCGCCAGGCGTTCGGCGCGCGCGACCTGTACCAGGTGTTGGGGGTGCGGCGCGAGGCTTCGGGCGACGAGGTGCGCCGCGGCTACCACAAGGTCTCCCTGCGGGTGCACCCGGACCGTGCCGCCCCAGCCGAGAAGGACGAGGCCACGCGGCTCTTTCAG ATCCTGGGCAAAGTCTATGCTGTATTGAGTGACCAAGAGCAGCGGGCTCTCTATGACCAGCAGGGCATTGTGGATGAAGAGTCAACTGTGCTAACCCAGGACCGCAACTGGGAAGAATACTGGAGGCTGCTCTTCAAAAAA ATAACTGTAAAAGACATTGAAGACTTCGAGGCAAAGTACAAAGATTCTGCAGAAGAGCTGGCAGACATAAAAGCGGCATATATGGACTTTACTGGCGATATGGACAAAATTATGGAATCTGTGCTGTGTGTTGATGTTAGAGATGAAcccagaataaaaaaaattattcaagaTGCCATTAACTCTGGAGAACTTCCATCTTACAAAGCCTTTATAAAGGAGACTAAGCAAAAGATGAATGCAAGAAAAAGGAAG GCTGAACAAGAAGCTAAAGAGGCAGAAAAATCCAGAGAAGAATTGGGTCTTGGTACAGGGGACGATGACCTGAAAGCACTAATTCAA AGCAGGAATGAAAATCGAAAAAAGGAAATGGATGACTTTCTGTCTCAAATGGAAGCAAAATATGGGAACAAATccaaaaaaggagggaagaaaggaaTGAAATGA